The sequence GCCTTCCTCAGTGTTCAATACTCACTGTCTGAATCACTGATCCCACCGTCACTGGTGCTTGTGCTGTTCCGTCTTTTCATGCATCTTAAATGTTCGTCGTATCTGAAATGTCTCTTGCTTAGAGGGGAGGTGAAATCCTCAATCACTGCATTAAATTCACACAGGACAGCGCTCAGatctccctcctccacccttgCTGCAATACAACACAAGACTTGGGTAAAGTTATAACCATAGGTATGGTAGCCACAGGAAATCTCATTAGCAAAGCAGCTGACACATGTACTCAacatctccccccgcccccccatcaccccGGCAGTGCACTGATAACTGAATGATAAGCTGCAAATATGGAACAATTGCAGAAGATTCTGAAGACAGCATACAAAGCTCGGGAAATAAACACTTTGGGTACAACTCATCGACCAGGGTTCTGCATCTCTATTCTTAATCCTTAAACAGCTTGGAACATTCATTTCTAAATCAAAAGTTGGTGTTTAGGTCCACTTTACAACCTGAATATATAATCGAGGTGATTACTGTGGGTTTACTTTACAGAGGTGTTAAATTAGATTCATAGATATAAAAGGATTTAAGGCATTAACCTGCCTTCACTCATAACAGGAACATCTCTTCCCCAAACATTAATCTGTCTATTTTCTCCTGTAATGTTTACTAGTTCTCTATGTACAGGGACATTACTTTTCCAAACATTAGCCTATCCTCTTTATTCGCAGTGGAAAGGTTGCCTGATCTCCTGTATTCCTGACAGCAGTCCGTCTCTGCAATTCCTTACAGCAGCAGATTGCCACCAGGCGGTGATGGAGCAGCAGCGGTAACGGGCAGGGTGTGTGTGCTTTCTCTGAGGGGGCAGAGGAGTCTCGGCTCAGCCCGTCCTCACATGGCACCTTTACTTACATCTCGTTGCATTCCGGCCCTGATGCGACTTCATCTCAGTGGCGGCGCTGCTGATGCTGTGTGGAGCTGGAGTGCTGCTCAGCCTGCACAAGGTTACTGGGAtcctcagctgctctctgcccgCCTCCTGCAGCCTCAGCCGCTCTTATAGGTGAGCGGCCGCCTCCCCGCGTCAGCCAGGggttctcccccaccccttctccaGTGACGCAAGGGAAGGATTCCCCTTTCCGCCTCTCCCACCTGCTGCTACCCGTCAGTTGCCATCTCAGTGTCTCACCTCACTGTCAGGGGCTGCAGACTAAACACACCCTCAAAGATTCATGTCCACAGCTTACAACCCAAACAGGATAGTAACACTGCACAAGTTCATGGCTGGGCGCTGCCGGAATGTTTTTACGCCAATGAGCAACCGGACAACGACTGAAGACTGAACATAATCTCCAAAGTCTGGGAAGTGAACTGATGG is a genomic window of Mustelus asterias chromosome 17, sMusAst1.hap1.1, whole genome shotgun sequence containing:
- the rgcc gene encoding regulator of cell cycle RGCC; this translates as MKSHQGRNATRSRVEEGDLSAVLCEFNAVIEDFTSPLSKRHFRYDEHLRCMKRRNSTSTSDGGISDSDSSDSLQRNSFSFSDEKLNSSTLSSSKAKLGDTKELEDFIADLDRTLESM